CGGAAACGTCATGTCGTAGTTTAATCGGTACGAGAGAACTGTATCTATGACTGTTCGGTACAAGTCTTCTCCATTCAAACCAGAGCGAGAACACAGCTTCATCATATTGGCATAAGACGAAGGCATTCGTTCTTGAATCTCCCGCGGTAGCTCCTGAAACTAGAAAGCGTAAGGGCCTCGGGAAATATAATAGGTGTTAAATAGAGAAAACTTACTGCGCTCAAGTAGGGCATGCTGCCATTTGAGACCCAAGCATACAGGTCCGCTAGCCTTGTAGGTATTCTTAAGAGTAAGCAACCGAGATAGCATAGCACAATAGTCTCTGTCATTCGAGGCATAGGCCAGTCAGTGCCACGTTCAGGATCCCAATTTTGGGTCCTGGATCGTGAGTGCCAAGACACATTTGTTCCTTCCTCTGTCCGGGTCGACTGGGAGCTGAACATTTCAAGCTCGGTGTTTGCAAGATTTGTTTCTGTGGAATTAGAGGTATACCCCCTAATGCGCAAGTCCCATAAGTCTCTAACGACTGTTTCTAATTCCTCTCTATGACCTTTGCTTCGGATCAGAAACGAGACTTGTTTTCGTAAGAGTAGCTGAACTGCCTCTAGGAACAGTGATCGTCCTTCCTGGCCTGTGAGTTGACGCTTCTCTacctctcttttttccttctcccgTCGAGCTACAGCTCCCATTTTgccagcatcttcttcatcaccgACGTCAAATTGAATAAACCCCTACCAAGAAAGCTGTCAGTCTCCCCATCCATTTTGGCTATCCGTTTTAAGAGCGCATCAGGAGTGCCCTACCTCTATTTGATGGCCCCTGGCGCAAAATCGCAGCCCATCCTGTAGATACCATTTTTGGCTTCCACATTCAGGGCATCTCTCTCCTCGAGGCATTCTGCGAAGCTCTCGTCGGTCCTCCATATTGACTGACGGGTGACCGAGTGCTCTATATCACTCCAATGACAAAACCAACCCCGTTGCATGAACGTTACATGGGGGGTGAAAATAAAACCCGTACCGGGCTTGAGGACAAGTAGGGTATTTCATGGAGAACGGGAGTGGACAAGAGCTGTGTTGTACGTGCCGCGCAGTTGGCTAATTTGAAGGTGGTTCAGTGGCAAGGTTAGGCCAGGCAAGGTTGGCGTGTGCCTCATCACACACGAGGCATTCTCTCTGCCAATTCACCCACCATTTAAAGTGGGCGCCCACTTTCACACACAACTTGACACTGTTTTATGGCCTTCTATCATCCCTGTTAAATTGCAATAAAGCTCGACAAAGGTGCGGTAACTTTACTCCAACAGTCCAATTCATTGTGGGCCGAAGGGAGAAACAAATCAAATCCGTTTTACAATTCTTCACTGTCTTTGGATGATAAGGAAGAACTTCAATGTACGGTCGTTATATCtcatctttctttttttcctttttcatTTGGGAATGACTTGCCCAGCTGCAACTTCATGCAGTGGTACTAATGGCCAAGAGTCGTTGCGAAACAAAGGAAACATGATTCAGAGCTGTCGCCTCAACTATGGGTGAGTTGACCAGAGCTGCAGCCAGCTAATACAATCCCGTTCATATAGCATCTCTATACTCGTCGACCTCGATTCATCGTCCCATCTACATCTGCACTGCATAGAATCATAACTAATCCCAGTTTGCCTAGATACCATGCGGACGACATTGTCTCAACAAGGGCTGTACAACATTGGCACTGTGCGTGGACTTTTCGTCGATTCAATTGCTGCTTAGGTGCCCTTGGGAGCCTCCTTAGCGTCAATGCAAGCCTCCTCACCCATGGCAGTAAGGATGATAACGTCTACCAAAAGCTGTTAACAAAAAAATTCATACGCCAAGACACACCTGCTTCTAGCAAGAATACTGTTTATAGTTCTTCTTTGGATTGGAGAGAGCAGCTTACTGGTATCCTTCTGTTTGTTGGTTTCGGTTTCGGGGGTGGGGAAGAGCGCATCGAGCTTCTTGACAAGGTCCAAATCATCAGGCTTCTTGACATCGTTCTTCAGATTGCCACTGTCATCCATGAGGGAGAGGTAACCGTCGTCGGAGATGTCGACCTAGCAAGTAGCTTAGTACATTGGCAGGGTTTTGCTGACTTGGGATGAATGGCCACAAGATGTCGGGACGGTAGTAGAAAGGAATTGCTACTCACCAGCTGGTACTCTTTTCGGTTGACGACAGGCACATCCATGTTGTGGGTGGATGGAGACAAATCTTCGTATTTCTTGCCCGTGAAGATATCGGTGGCAACCAAGTGGACCTTGGCGTGACCGTGCTTGCCAGTCTTGGAGGTAGACATTTCTACAATCTTGCAAGGGCGTCCCTTGATAACGACGAAACCGCCCTTGCGTAGAGCAGAGCACTGGCGGGGGTAGGTCGTGGACGCACCGGCGTCGGCGGACTCGAATTCAAGATCGTGCTGCATCACGGAATTTGATCAGTAAAGAACACCAGATGCACCATGCCAGACAAAAGGCGACAAAATTAGCGGCATGATATTGCCAGGAATATCAATTTGAGCACTCCCAGAGATCCTGGTGaggttggtgatggcaaTCGCAACAATATTTTCGGTTTGTGAGTTTCGACGGGTCGTGGGGCATGCGCACAAAGCACCCAGTTCGCAGCGCGAgtcctcggcgtcatccGCAAGGGGGGCACACACTGAGTGCAGCGATGAGGGGGACTGATGCGGGGTGAATTTTTCCCGCCGCCCAGAAGGTCCGCGCAAAAaaaacaacagcagcaaaaTCAACAATTCCCGTCAGAAATAGTAGCAGCTTACCTCGtcagccatggtgatgaatgCGCAAGAAAGCGGACTTGTGAGAGGCGGGAGGAAAGGGAAGAGGAAGCGATGCCTTTCTAAATTTTTTTCCGGCACTGAAAAGCAGTGATGGTGCTGGACAGTGGGcggagggaaaaaaaaagaagagtcAAGTGTAAAAGTGGGAGGAGAGGGAAGTCAATGTAGAGACGGAGGGGAAAATGGCGTTCCGTCTCAggttttttcccttcttcgcAGGTGTGATTGGGCCCTGGGGCGGGTCGAGACCAGTTTTTGCATTTGACACTTCTAatagctacctaggtacgttAGTAGTTAGCTTCTACTCTGTAGTCATCCAGGTGCCAGCAGAAGCGGACCCCGTTCAGAGTGCCAGCACTGAGACCATATGATCGGGGTCCAGATAAAGCAAGTACCTAATGAGGTGGCTCGTTAGTCGGAGAATctctcttttatattttacaTTGCATAAGTTTACCGTTGTATATCCTTACGCCACCCGAAAACCGATTTCATCTAAAGTGTCCTAGAATTTCTCACAACAAACGGGGTCCGTGAGTAGTTGTAGCCCTACCTTAGTACGTTCCAAGGTTGATATACAGAGTGCTCATGTGGTTACTTAAGTAATATCGAACTTACTCGGCGGTGTTCCGCCCCTGTGGCTCAGCCTGGTTCACTCTAGTGGCTTGCATTGCAAATGGGACCAATGAGCGCCTCACAACCTACTGCCGTGACTCCAATCTGTCTCTTGGGCCATCTGTGGAAACGTCGTTGACACAATTGCTGGGAACATCGCGACAAGAAGTGACGACTGATTGCCTAAATaccatggccgccgccgtatAGAATTTACACAGCGAAATTGGGAGGACTGGCCCTCTAACCTTCAACATGTGGCTTGATAGACTGGCTGGCGGTCCATCAGGCGCGTCAGGTCAGTCAACGCCCCAAGCTGGCAACAGGTCATACTCGCCTCTCCCACGCAGAACGTCGAGCAACCTTAGCCCGTATTTGACGTCTCAGCGGGCTGGTCATTCTCCGCGCAGCTCTTCATTGTCCCTAGCGTCCAATGATTCGTCTACATCGCTGCTCCCTGCGTCGCGACGACTGAATGGTTCTTCATTGCGACATTCATCAACCATCCCGAACCTACCAGACCCGGTAGAGACCCTCGAGaggcttcttcagcagccTGGTCATGTTGAAAACGATGCAGAGACGCAGAAGGCGAGGACAAGCTCCATTGTAGAAGCAGATCTCGACCTCGATTTTGATTTTGGCGGACTTGGATTGAAGGAGCTCGCGTCGTCACACCCTCCTGAGCATGCTATGACAGCATCGCGGCAGCCGCAAACTGTTGAAGAGTGTATGTGACTAGCTTCCTCCTGATTTCAATATTACTAACATTGGACAACAAGACCATCAACAGTGTGCCAAGTTTGAAGATCTCCATAGGTCCATCACAGCTTGTGACGACGTTCTCAACTCCGTTGAAATCAACCTGGCTGATTTCCGGAATGATCTGGCCGCCGTATCCGCCGATATTGAGTCTTTACAAGAGCGATCGGCTGCATTGAATCGGCGGTTGGAGAACCGCAAGGAGGTTGAGAAGGCGCTAGGTCCGCTAGTAGAAGAGCTCAGCCTGTCACCCGAGGTAATATCAAAAATATCAACCGGTCACATCGACGAATCTTGGGCCAAGATGCTCTCAGAGTTGGACCGGAGAACAGCGGCGCATAAGATGAAGACATCCTCTGCATTGCAACACAGCAAGGCGTCTGAGGAACTAGGCCCCCTGTTAGAAAAGCTCACATCAAAGGTATGCTTGACTGCTTGATGGTCATTGTGATAAATGACAGTTTATTGACAATTCATCCAGGCAATTGAGCGCATCAGGGACTTTCTTGTGGCGCAAATAAAGGCACTTCGATCACCACACATCAACGCACAAATTATCCAGCAACAAAACTTTATCCGCTTCAGGGACCTATTTACGTTTCTTCATAAGCATCATGCAACCCTCGCCGACGAAATTTCACTCGCCTACATGAACACAATGCGATGGTATTACCACAATCAATTCAGTAGATACGAGCGAGCCCTAGCGAAGATCAAGATTCATATTCTTGACAAGACAGACACTCTGGGCCATGAAGATACTACGAGAATGACGGCCGTTCTTTCGAGTGCTCGAGCAACGGGGCCTCCGCACGATGTCTTCAATCTTGGACGGCGCATAGACCTTCTTACAACAACCAATCAGGCGGCGATGTCCTCGTATCTGGCCGAAGAGGACCAGGCCACGCATTATCTGGAAGTACAGTTTCGAAACTATAATTTAGCGTTAATCGACAACGCCACAGCAGAGTACACGTTTCTAGCCACGTTTTTTTCACCAGCGTTGTCTTATTCCCAAATTTCGAAAACTTTCAATTACATATTCGAATCTACCTTTGAGCTTGGCCAGACCTTGTCAAAGACCCTGGTGGCTGAGACGTTTGACGCCTTAGGTATTTTGCTTTGTATTCGTCTAAACCAACGCTTTGCGTTTGAGCTTCAGCGACGCAAAGTACCTGTTGTGGACGGATACATCAACGGCACGAACATGCTTCTTTGGCCACGATTGCAGGTCATCATGGATCGACATTGCGAATCTGTTCGTCAATTAACAAACAGTTTACCCAGCAAACCGACCCGATCAGCGGCGGATGTGGCGAAAATGACAACAGCGCCTCATGTTGTCACTCAGCGTTTTGGTCAACTCTTGCACGGATTCCTAGAACTTAGTGCTGATGCTGGAGATGACGAGCCAGTCGTTGCTAGCTTGCGGCGATTACGCTCCGAAATCGAGGCCTTTTTGGCTAAGCAGAGCCTATCATATGGCGCTGATAGGCGTAAGAGCGATCGGTTTCTTTATAACAACTATTCCCTTATAATGACTATTATTGGGGATACATCGGGGAAGTTGGCCACGGAACAGCAGGGGCATTTTGCGAAGCTCAAACTGGCCTTTGAAGTTGACGCATAGCGCTGTGTTGCGGTAGAATCACGACATGCGAAGGAAATATCGTAATATACATGTATTGCAGTCAAAGTAAGCAGGCAGAATTTCCATAACCACTGGGCTGGTGGCATGTTCACAATACAGTCGTTGGTTCAGAAATATGCCAAAGGATAGGGAGGCAGGAACAGGCACAGCGTCATCAGATGAAGACCGTATTAGGTTAATTCCTAAGCCTCTACTTAGGGAGTGGCTGTAAGGGTCATCTTAAACCAGCAAGCATCCTCCGGTCTACAGGAGCAGGCAAATAGTACAAATATGTAATATATCTTCAGGTAAACTGAAAGCAATACACAACCAGAAGATATTTGTATCAGGATTAAAAAAACGCCTGTCAACCCTCTTCAGTTTCCCTGGCTTCTCTTTGCATAAGACAATGCGAGTCCGATTTAAGCTTTACTCAATGTGCGAAAAAGAGACATGACATAGTGAATTGCAGATGGATTTCTCCGCAGATAAAAagcaacggcggcgacaGCTGTGGTCATACCAATGGCTCTGATGGGCCGGCGGTATCTCCAGATTGCCATCGAAATCCTATCCCGTTTCTCCGCCCATCGGACTTCCTTGGCCTGTTCTTCGAAGAACGCACGACCATCCTCAAGGGTTTGATTTGCACATGTCTCGATGTGTCGAGCAGTCTTCAGAGTGCTCGATTTCGATATTCGCCGCCATGAAGGTAAGGACTCGGGTGGAAACTGATCGAACAGGCTGGCGGCGTTTGTTATCAGGGAATCTAAGTCCATGTTGGGCGGTACTTTTGCGAGCATCACCTGCAACATGTCTGGCTCTTCAACATCCAAGATCTCGCTCCTTCGGCCCATGACAATTTGGGCAAACACATAGATGGGGAAGACAGCCTCTCTAGCCAAGAAAACGTCGAATAGCCGTGCAATATCTCCATAAGCCTCAATGTTGTGAGCATACATGGTCAATGTGCCCGCTAGTGCGTAGAATGGTTCTATCGTGGCAATATGTTTGCGCAGTTCGCTATCAGCTTTGGCCAGCAAGTCGGGAAGCAAGCGCAATTGTGCTGTCGTCGGTCCCAAGTTAGGAAGCATAAAGTCTCGGATGCGGAGGACCGAAAGCCTCGCGACTACGCGTGCCCGCCACCCAGGCTGTAATACTAACAGAAATACTTGGCAGATGTCATGAAATCCCTGGAAGTAGCAGAGATACGGGTGGCGGCGTAGTACTTCAACGATTAGGACCAAAAGCTCGGACTTGCACTTGTCAAGTTGTGCCTCTGACTTGTCTGCAGAGAAATGTACGGAGTTAGATGATCAACGGGACCACGGCAAGGGATTGTAGTGGTGAACTAGGGTCGCATTTTGTCATTAAAAGGGATGGGGATAGCAGGAACATACCATTTGGGTAGTATATAAAGGACCTGTTGACATCGAGTTGTACTTGATCTTCATCGCGATGGGGTTCTAGTTGTTCCCAGTCGGCCGCAGCCTCTTGAGCATCGAAGCTTGCATCAACGTCATCATTCATAAGATCCGGTGAGAGTCCAAGTAAGAGAGGCCCTGATATCAAAAATGAGGTAATGACATCTGGTTAGCATTTTATACATGGCTTCCACGGCGAGGCAAACGACGCCGAAACCTACAGGCTAATCTTCGTAGCTCATCGGTGAGGAGCCCGCCTGTGGACTCTGCAAGCGACCTGAGTTTCGCAATGTCCTTCCACTTGCATGCATCACGGACTGCCTCGGCCTTCTCTTCCAATGATTCTTGTGTAGTTCTTTGCTGAGAGTCACGACGGATGGCTGGCCTGCCGCATCGGCCATCAGGGCGAGCCGGTCCCTCGGTGGGTTCTGGATCCGAATGCATGCTCCCGATGGTCATTGTTGCCGTATCCAAGACTCAGGAGTCAGGATGCATGGGCAAGTCGTCGCGTTCTCCCAGCGATGCACATTTGCAGTCAGG
The DNA window shown above is from Metarhizium brunneum chromosome 1, complete sequence and carries:
- the rrn7 gene encoding RNA polymerase I-specific transcription initiation factor, giving the protein MEDRRELRRMPRGERCPECGSQKWYLQDGLRFCARGHQIEGFIQFDVGDEEDAGKMGAVARREKEKREVEKRQLTGQEGRSLFLEAVQLLLRKQVSFLIRSKGHREELETVVRDLWDLRIRGYTSNSTETNLANTELEMFSSQSTRTEEGTNVSWHSRSRTQNWDPERGTDWPMPRMTETIVLCYLGCLLLRIPTRLADLYAWVSNGSMPYLSAFQELPREIQERMPSSYANMMKLCSRSGLNGEDLYRTVIDTVLSYRLNYDMTFPELNYLPMAVQYAKHLCLPVEAIAVAIRLASVLDLMFYFPVSKAKLYFLDNPEVQLISLLVVATKMCFPLDPSQTSLLDPAGCCLPQFNWASWKTGFSSDGPKSGKETQEQVDFEHITPNQVTKLSDEKFDAYVAHLSESIGHGSYNEIVQFFPAETVAVSSPPQFSTPEEKIEGRARRILAQAVKPNNMDGRRREVTYEAFRTVEDISDISYAFYKEAGNAAGLSTSTMTRAIYMLEQRIVSWQKKHRKEI
- the ANB1 gene encoding Eukaryotic translation initiation factor; translated protein: MADEHDLEFESADAGASTTYPRQCSALRKGGFVVIKGRPCKIVEMSTSKTGKHGHAKVHLVATDIFTGKKYEDLSPSTHNMDVPVVNRKEYQLVDISDDGYLSLMDDSGNLKNDVKKPDDLDLVKKLDALFPTPETETNKQKDTNVIILTAMGEEACIDAKEAPKGT
- the vps52 gene encoding Vacuolar protein sorting-associated protein; translated protein: MWLDRLAGGPSGASGQSTPQAGNRSYSPLPRRTSSNLSPYLTSQRAGHSPRSSSLSLASNDSSTSLLPASRRLNGSSLRHSSTIPNLPDPVETLERLLQQPGHVENDAETQKARTSSIVEADLDLDFDFGGLGLKELASSHPPEHAMTASRQPQTVEEYHQQCAKFEDLHRSITACDDVLNSVEINLADFRNDLAAVSADIESLQERSAALNRRLENRKEVEKALGPLVEELSLSPEVISKISTGHIDESWAKMLSELDRRTAAHKMKTSSALQHSKASEELGPLLEKLTSKAIERIRDFLVAQIKALRSPHINAQIIQQQNFIRFRDLFTFLHKHHATLADEISLAYMNTMRWYYHNQFSRYERALAKIKIHILDKTDTLGHEDTTRMTAVLSSARATGPPHDVFNLGRRIDLLTTTNQAAMSSYLAEEDQATHYLEVQFRNYNLALIDNATAEYTFLATFFSPALSYSQISKTFNYIFESTFELGQTLSKTLVAETFDALGILLCIRLNQRFAFELQRRKVPVVDGYINGTNMLLWPRLQVIMDRHCESVRQLTNSLPSKPTRSAADVAKMTTAPHVVTQRFGQLLHGFLELSADAGDDEPVVASLRRLRSEIEAFLAKQSLSYGADRRKSDRFLYNNYSLIMTIIGDTSGKLATEQQGHFAKLKLAFEVDA
- the TBC1D20 gene encoding TBC1 domain family member, which encodes MTIGSMHSDPEPTEGPARPDGRCGRPAIRRDSQQRTTQESLEEKAEAVRDACKWKDIAKLRSLAESTGGLLTDELRRLAWPLLLGLSPDLMNDDVDASFDAQEAAADWEQLEPHRDEDQVQLDVNRSFIYYPNDKSEAQLDKCKSELLVLIVEVLRRHPYLCYFQGFHDICQVFLLVLQPGWRARVVARLSVLRIRDFMLPNLGPTTAQLRLLPDLLAKADSELRKHIATIEPFYALAGTLTMYAHNIEAYGDIARLFDVFLAREAVFPIYVFAQIVMGRRSEILDVEEPDMLQVMLAKVPPNMDLDSLITNAASLFDQFPPESLPSWRRISKSSTLKTARHIETCANQTLEDGRAFFEEQAKEVRWAEKRDRISMAIWRYRRPIRAIGMTTAVAAVAFYLRRNPSAIHYVMSLFRTLSKA